A stretch of DNA from Desulfosarcina ovata subsp. ovata:
CCCTGCCCAGTTGTTCCGTTTTACTGCCGGCACCGGCATATGGAATCAAAAAACTTCGGCCCAGTTTGGCAACCAAATGGTTGCGCTTTTGGGCGGACGACACGGTGGGTCGTTTCTGTTTTTCGTCGAATGGTGACAATATCAACAACCGGCCCTGATCAATTGATTTTTTCCATAATCGGGGGATTCGCATTTGAACAATTCCGCGTGCCGGGCAGACCACAATCGGCTAGGTACCTTTCAGCAGGATATCAAGGCCGTCCTTTTCGATCGGTGCGTGGAAACCGCTGACAACCGCAACGCCGGAGTCGTGCAGAATTCGCATGCAATCGTAGGTGTTTAGAATAATGCTGCCGGGGCATCGGATCGAGCAAAAAACGCCCAACAAATTGGTATTGAGGATATCAAGGTTGCCGATGGCCCAAAAGCTTTGAAAACGGGAGGGGATTTCACCCTTTAGCAAGGCCGCTGGGCAGGTTGATTCGCTTGTTTTGATTTTCTGAGTTGGGTTGCCCATGATGATAAAAATCTATTCGTAATTCTATTTGGAAAATTGCGAATAGAATTCCAAATAGAATCTTATATGGCGTTCATATGTCTGAAATATTTAAATAATTCTATTTGGAATAATTCCAAATAGAATTCCAAATAGACATCAAGGCAATTCATAACGGGTCCATCGGCCCTTTCCTAACCGCTTAATTGCCCCTTTATCAGTCATTTGATCGGAATCCGAATCGAGATATGTGTCCCCTGGCCCGGCTGGCTTTGGCAGGTGATGGTGCCGCGGTGGGCGGTGACGATGGATTGCACGATGGCCATGCCCAGCCCGTTGCCGACCTTGCCCTTGGTGGTAAAAAACGGCTCGAACATCCGCTCCCGATGCTCGGGGGCGATACCGCAGCCGTTGTCCTCAACGCTGACTTCAAGCCAGGTCCCATCGATCGTTCCGCGCACCGCGACCCGCCCGTCACCATCCAGGGCCTCGATGCTGTTTTTCACCAGATTGTTGAACGCCTGATAGAGCAGGCTCGCGTCGGCCTGAACCCTGGGTGCATCCGGCGGCCAGTCCATGGAGACCTCGATCCCGCGCTGCCGAATGACCGGTTTGTGCATGGCCAGGACTTCACGGAGAACTAGGTCGAGGGCCACCGGTGACGGATGAAGCTCGGGCGGTTTGGCAAACTTGAGAAAATCCAGCAAAAAGGTTTTGATGCGCGCCGCCTCTGTCTCCATTTTCTCCAGGGCCAGTGTCCCCTTCCGGCTCAAGGGCTCGCCCTTGAGGGCACTGGCCGACATGCCCACATTGTTGAGCAGGTTGCCCACCTCGTGGGTCACCTTGCTGGCCGATATGCCAAGCAGCGCCAGGTTGCGGGCATGGGCCAATTTCCTGGCCGTACGGATCTCGCGGTCAATGGTCTCATTTAGGGAGGCGGTCATGGTATTGAAGGCACGGCCCAGATCACCGATCTCGTCGTTGGTCTTCACCGCCACCTGAAGGTCCAGGCGGCCATCACCGATCTGCAGGACCTGCTTGTGCATGGTCTCGATGGGACGGATGAACTGCTTCACCTGGAACCAGCCCAGCATGACGGCCAACAGGCAGGCGGCCGCGGTAATGGTGACGGCCCAAATAAAGTTGGCATGCAGGTAGGCGTATATTTCCGGCATGGCCTGGCGCAATACGACCACCCAGTCCTGCCCCGTCAGATGAACACCCAGGCAAAAATACCCTTTCCCTTTTACGTGCTCGATCCATTTGACAGGAAACGGTGAATCCTTGATGGCATGCAGCGTGCGGGATCCGTATCCGGGAAGGCCACTCACCACGCGATCGATCTCCCGATGGGCCAGATGCCGGCCCGACGGATCGAGGATGAAAATCTGTCCGGTATCGCCGATGCGGATGCCCTCCAGAACATCCCAGATATGCTTCAGATTCAACCTGCCGTATAGTGCCGCCTCGATTCTGCCCATGCGTCGCACAGGCACGGCCATGTGAACCAGGGGAAGATTGTCGTCCCCCACATCAACCTCCGAAATGGCCGACAACCCGGAAAAAGCCTTTTCTATGACGCCGGCAGCCGACGCCTGGTTTTCCGGGGAATCATCCCCCGAAGCCGGAATGCACCGGCCATCGGTAAAAACCAGCAAGATACAGCCGAATTT
This window harbors:
- a CDS encoding sensor histidine kinase — its product is MLPFVILGIAATSAVLMWTNYRYFQKTVDQDYRNIIRASASEIDLFMDNATEDMETLAWLLRAVRFDNWRAEMVLSAFQYSKPKFGCILLVFTDGRCIPASGDDSPENQASAAGVIEKAFSGLSAISEVDVGDDNLPLVHMAVPVRRMGRIEAALYGRLNLKHIWDVLEGIRIGDTGQIFILDPSGRHLAHREIDRVVSGLPGYGSRTLHAIKDSPFPVKWIEHVKGKGYFCLGVHLTGQDWVVVLRQAMPEIYAYLHANFIWAVTITAAACLLAVMLGWFQVKQFIRPIETMHKQVLQIGDGRLDLQVAVKTNDEIGDLGRAFNTMTASLNETIDREIRTARKLAHARNLALLGISASKVTHEVGNLLNNVGMSASALKGEPLSRKGTLALEKMETEAARIKTFLLDFLKFAKPPELHPSPVALDLVLREVLAMHKPVIRQRGIEVSMDWPPDAPRVQADASLLYQAFNNLVKNSIEALDGDGRVAVRGTIDGTWLEVSVEDNGCGIAPEHRERMFEPFFTTKGKVGNGLGMAIVQSIVTAHRGTITCQSQPGQGTHISIRIPIK